The DNA segment ATTCCTAATGCTGCACAAACTGAAGCTAGTGCTATTCCTGTATTTCCACTTGTTGGTTCGATTACTATTGTATCTTTATTGATTAATCCTTCTTTCAAAGCTGTATTAATCATATTTGTTCCAATTCTATCTTTTACTGAATGTGTCGGGTTTAAAAATTCACATTTACCTAATACTATTGCTCCACTCTCATTACTTGCTTGTTGTAATTGTACTAGTGGTGTATTCCCTATTAATTCTGTTATATTCTTTGCGTATCCCATCTTTTATTCCTTTTCTTTTTATTTTTGTTTTTAAATAACATTGTCTTTAACATTTAAGTTGTTAAATTCCTGCACCATCAATAAAATAGTCATCTATTAAATCAAATTTTTGATTTAAGTCATTAAGATTTTCACTACTTATAATTGCTTTATCTTCAAGTAATTTTTCTAATAATTCAATTTTTTTGTTTAAATACTTAAATGCCTCCTTATCAATATCAGGTAAATCACTATGAGTAAATTTTCCTGCATTATCATATTTTTTTATAACTTTTGCAGGAATCCCAACTGCTGTTGAATAATCAGGGACATCACTTATTACAACTGAATTTGCCCCAACTTTACTACTCACTCCAATAATAATATTTCCTAAAATTTTTGCACCACTGCCAATAACACTATTTGATTTAACTGTTGGATGTCTTTTCCCTTTAGTTAAACTTACTCCACCTAGTGTTACACCTTGATAAATTAAAACATCATCTTCAATAATAGTAGTTTCACCAATAACCACACCAATTCCATGATCAATAAAAACTCTTCTTCCAATTGTTGCAGCGGGATGAATATCAGTATTTGTTAAAAATTGGCTAATTCCACTATAAACTCTTGCTAATTTTTTAAAACCATTTACATAAAATTTATTTGCTATTCTATGATTTATTATTGCCCAAACACCTGGATAATTAAAAAAGATTTCTAATCGTGAATTTAATGCTGGGTCATTGTTTTTTGGAACATTAAAATCTTCTTTTATTTGTTCAAATAATTTTATATTTTTATTATTACTTATTTGCATTTAGGTACTCTTTACCTATTTTTAAATCTTTTACACTTTTTGGCTCATCGAACCAATAACCTTGAAAATAATCAATATTTAATTCTTTACAAGTTTCAAAAATTTCTTTTGAAGAAACAAACTCTGCAACAGTTTTAATACCAATTTTTTGTGCGAAAAACACTATTGCTTCAACAACTGCTTTGGCTGTTTTTGTTTTATTTATTTCTTGAATAATAGAACCATCAAGTTTTATAAAATCAGCTTGAAGTTTTACTAAATACGAAAAATTTGAATATCCTGTACCAAAATCATCTATTGCTATTTTCACACCTAAATTTTTTACAATTTTAATGAAAGAGATAACTTCTTCAATATTATCAATACCTTCGCTCTCTGTTATTTCAATTGTTAAAAAATAGCCTATATCAAATTCATAAATTTTTTGTATTAAAAAATCTACAACATCTTTTTCTAAAATGTCACTAATTGATAAATTTATACTAAATTCAACTTTTTTATCTTCAAAAAACTCAAAAGATTTTTGAATTACTTTTTTTGTAATTTCACTATATAAATTTATTTTTTTTGCTCTATCAATAAAAAAATATGGACTTACAACCTCATCTTTTGAGTTTTTCATACGAATTAATATTTCATATTTTTTCTCATTTTGACTATTTATTGATTGTGCAAAAATCTCAAATTTGTCTTTTTTTATAGCTTGAATTATTTGTGTTTCCCAATACAACTCTTGCTCTATTGATAAAGAAGAAGGATTACAAATGTGATGTTGTTCATTATCATATACAACTAAATTATGTTTTATCACTCTTGTTTGTTTTAAAGCATATTCTGCACAAAACAAAAGTTCTGCATAGTTTATTGCAACTCCTGCTCTTAATGGAATATAAACTTTATATCCATCTAATTCAATAGGAGAATATCCAAAATACCAAATAATAGATTTTACAGCTTGAACAAATCTATCTTTTGAAACAGTTTCATCTGAAGTAGCTGCAAAAATATCTGCTCCTAAATAGTAAATTTTTCCATTTAAAAACTTATTTTCCAACCTTAAAGATATGATTTTTAGAATCTTTTCTCCAAAATCATATCCATAATAATGATTTATATTTCCAAATCCACTTATATCAAATATTGCTACTTTATTAAACTCTTTTGCAATATTATCTTTTATAAAATCTTTTCTATTTGGAAATAATATTTCACTATCTAAATCTTCAAACTTTTCCACTTTTACTTCTTTTATAAATAACTATTTTTAAACTCTTTGATAGTTTTAACTAAAAAATCTATCTCTTCTTTTGTATTGTAAAAAGCAATAGATGGACGAACT comes from the Arcobacter lacus genome and includes:
- a CDS encoding pyridoxal-phosphate dependent enzyme produces the protein MGYAKNITELIGNTPLVQLQQASNESGAIVLGKCEFLNPTHSVKDRIGTNMINTALKEGLINKDTIVIEPTSGNTGIALASVCAALG
- the cysE gene encoding serine O-acetyltransferase; amino-acid sequence: MQISNNKNIKLFEQIKEDFNVPKNNDPALNSRLEIFFNYPGVWAIINHRIANKFYVNGFKKLARVYSGISQFLTNTDIHPAATIGRRVFIDHGIGVVIGETTIIEDDVLIYQGVTLGGVSLTKGKRHPTVKSNSVIGSGAKILGNIIIGVSSKVGANSVVISDVPDYSTAVGIPAKVIKKYDNAGKFTHSDLPDIDKEAFKYLNKKIELLEKLLEDKAIISSENLNDLNQKFDLIDDYFIDGAGI
- a CDS encoding EAL domain-containing protein, with product MEKFEDLDSEILFPNRKDFIKDNIAKEFNKVAIFDISGFGNINHYYGYDFGEKILKIISLRLENKFLNGKIYYLGADIFAATSDETVSKDRFVQAVKSIIWYFGYSPIELDGYKVYIPLRAGVAINYAELLFCAEYALKQTRVIKHNLVVYDNEQHHICNPSSLSIEQELYWETQIIQAIKKDKFEIFAQSINSQNEKKYEILIRMKNSKDEVVSPYFFIDRAKKINLYSEITKKVIQKSFEFFEDKKVEFSINLSISDILEKDVVDFLIQKIYEFDIGYFLTIEITESEGIDNIEEVISFIKIVKNLGVKIAIDDFGTGYSNFSYLVKLQADFIKLDGSIIQEINKTKTAKAVVEAIVFFAQKIGIKTVAEFVSSKEIFETCKELNIDYFQGYWFDEPKSVKDLKIGKEYLNANK